A stretch of the Aricia agestis chromosome 15, ilAriAges1.1, whole genome shotgun sequence genome encodes the following:
- the LOC121734327 gene encoding ejaculatory bulb-specific protein 3-like, with protein sequence MQFTYILLLCALAAVYAEEDKRPEVSDGALDEALNDKRFILRQLKCALGEGPCDPIGKRLKTLAPLVLRGACPQCTPQETKQIQRTLSYVQRNYPQQWAKIVRQYSG encoded by the exons ttCACATACATCCTACTTCTGTGCGCGTTGGCGGCGGTCTACGCTGAGGAGGACAAAAGGCCTGAGGTGTCCGATGGAGCCCTGGACGAAGCCCTAAACGACAAGAGGTTCATCTTGAGACAGCTCAAGTGCGCCCTGGGCGAAGGACCCTGCGACCCTATAGGGAAACGGTTGAAAA CTCTCGCACCCCTCGTGCTACGCGGTGCCTGCCCCCAGTGCACACCACAAGAAACGAAACAAATACAAAGGACATTGTCATACGTACAGAGAAACTACCCACAGCAATGGGCAAAGATCGTCCGGCAGTATTCTGGTTAA